The Oryzias latipes chromosome 4, ASM223467v1 genome includes a window with the following:
- the atg4b gene encoding cysteine protease ATG4B, whose protein sequence is MDAATLTYDTLRFGEFEDFPDTPEPVWILGKEYSALTEREQLLSDVASRLWFTYRKNFPPIGGTGPTSDTGWGCMLRCGQMILAEALMCRHLGRDWRWARGRRQREEYVSILNAFIDKKDSYYSIHQIAQMGVGEGKPIGQWYGPNTVAQVLKKLAVFDTWSRLAVHVAMDNTVIIEEIKRLCMPWLDIGDREEAGELNGCLEGACALVEEETALWKPLVLLIPLRLGLSDINEAYIDTLKQCFMLPQSLGVIGGKPNSAHYFIGYVGEELIYLDPHTTQPAVEPSEDGQVPDETYHCQHPPCRMHICELDPSIAAGFFCRTEDEFDDWCMRIRGLSCKRGGLPMFELVDSQPTHMVSVDALNLTPDFSDSDRLERFFDSEDEEFEILSL, encoded by the exons CTACCTTGACGTATGACACACTTCGTTTTGGAGAGTTTGAAGATTTTCCTGACACCCCGGAGCCCGTGTGGATCCTGGGGAAAGAATACAGTGCGCTTACAG AGAGAGAGCAGCTCCTGTCAGACGTCGCGTCACGCCTCTGGTTCACATACAGGAAAAACTTCCCACCCATTG GGGGGACCGGACCCACGTCAGACACAGGATGGGGGTGCATGTTACGGTGCGGACAGATGATCCTGGCAGAGGCGCTCATGTGCAGACACTTGGGCAGAG ACTGGAGGTGGGCGAGAGGCCGGAGACAAAGAGAGGAGTACGTCAGCATTCTGAACGCCTTCATTGACAAAAAAGATAGCTACTACTCCATCCATCAAATTG CCCAAATGGGAGTGGGAGAAGGAAAGCCTATAGGACAGTGGTACGGACCAAACACAGTCGCCCAGGTCCTGAA gaAGCTGGCCGTGTTTGACACATGGAGCAGGCTAGCGGTTCACGTGGCGATGGACAACACCGTCATCATCGAGGAGATCA AGCGCCTTTGCATGCCGTGGCTGGACATCGGGGATCGGGAGGAGGCGGGGGAGCTCAACGGCTGCCTGGAGGGAGCGTGTGCGCTGGTGGAGGAGGAGACGGCGCTCTGGAAGCCTCTGGTTCTGCTCATCCCGCTCAGGCTGGGCCTGAGCGACATAAACGAAGCGTACATCGACACCCTCAAG CAATGCTTCATGCTGCCTCAGTCCCTTGGTGTCATTGGAGGAAAGCCCAACAGTGCCCATTACTTCATCGGTTATGTCG GAGAGGAACTCATTTATCTGGACCCTCACACCACGCAGCCGGCCGTGGAGCCCAGCGAAGACGGTCAGGTCCCCGATGAGACGTACCACTGCCAGCACCCGCCCTGTCGCATGCACATCTGCGAGCTGGACCCGTCCATCGCAGCG GGCTTCTTCTGCAGAACAGAGGATGAGTTTGATGACTGGTGTATGCGCATTAGAGGG CTGTCCTGCAAGAGAGGAGGTCTGCCAATGTTTGAGCTGGTGGACAGCCAGCCCACTCACATGGTCAGCGTGGATGCCCTTAACCTTACTCCTG ATTTCTCAGACTCGGACAGGTTGGAGCGTTTTTTTGACTCGGAGGATGAGGAGTTTGAGATCTTGTCCCTGTGA